A DNA window from Thalassospiraceae bacterium LMO-JJ14 contains the following coding sequences:
- a CDS encoding DUF6489 family protein — translation MKVKIDIDCTPEEARTFLGLPDVKPLQEAMLKEVEERMRANLQAMDPETMFKTWLPAGLQSWEQMQRMFWSQMGKSEDENKKDE, via the coding sequence ATGAAGGTCAAGATCGATATCGATTGCACGCCGGAGGAAGCACGGACGTTTCTGGGTCTTCCCGACGTGAAGCCGCTTCAAGAAGCAATGCTGAAGGAAGTCGAAGAACGGATGCGCGCCAATTTGCAGGCCATGGATCCGGAAACCATGTTCAAGACATGGCTGCCGGCGGGTCTGCAGAGCTGGGAACAGATGCAGCGGATGTTCTGGTCGCAGATGGGCAAATCCGAAGACGAGAATAAGAAGGACGAATGA
- a CDS encoding (2Fe-2S) ferredoxin domain-containing protein, whose product MNDADDMPLFFDHHVFMCMNERPEGHERGSCAHKGAVKLRNYMKARVKELGIEKTRINQAGCLDRCELGPTMVVYPEGIWYRCDTAEDIDEVISEHLQNGRPVKRLMLHPDD is encoded by the coding sequence ATGAACGACGCTGACGACATGCCGCTTTTTTTCGACCACCATGTTTTCATGTGCATGAACGAACGTCCCGAAGGTCACGAACGCGGATCGTGCGCCCACAAGGGGGCGGTGAAGCTGCGCAACTACATGAAAGCGCGGGTTAAGGAACTGGGCATCGAGAAGACGCGGATCAATCAGGCCGGTTGCCTGGACCGGTGCGAGCTTGGCCCGACGATGGTGGTGTATCCGGAAGGCATCTGGTATCGCTGTGACACGGCCGAGGATATCGACGAGGTGATCTCGGAGCATCTGCAGAACGGCCGGCCGGTGAAACGGCTGATGCTGCATCCCGACGATTAG